One Gambusia affinis linkage group LG15, SWU_Gaff_1.0, whole genome shotgun sequence genomic window carries:
- the znhit3 gene encoding zinc finger HIT domain-containing protein 3 isoform X2, which translates to MFSSISAGKMQICSVCSEQTPKYRCPTCNIRYCSLGCYKKHKDSCLPVEKPASSNPESIDATGSEPLSLDDLLHEDDVIDKVPPQRLQLLGQSPELRDLLSNPHLRQLLRSIDDAESKASAMKAAMQEPLFVEFADQCLKVVEGEGNALFSND; encoded by the exons atgtTCAGCTCTATATCTGCCGGGAAAATGCAAATATGCAGTGTGTGCAGCGAACAGACTCCAAAATACAGATGTCCAACCTGCAACATACGATA TTGTTCGCTTGGCTGTTACAAGAAACACAAAG ATTCCTGCCTTCCTGTTGAGAAACCTGCTTCGTCAAATCCTGAATCTATAGATGCTACTGGATCTG AGCCTTTGAGTTTGGACGATCTCCTGCATGAGGACGACGTCATTGACAAAGTGCCACCGCAGAGGCTCCAGTTATTGG GTCAGTCACCAGAGCTCAGAGATCTTCTCTCCAACCCCCACCTGAGGCAGTTACTGCGCTCCATTGACGACGCAGAGAGCAAAGCGTCCGCCATGAAGGCCGCCATGCAGGAACCTCTGTTTGTTGAGTTTGCAGATCAGTGTTTAAAAGTTGTTGAAGGCGAAGGCAACGCATTATTTTCTAATGACTGA
- the znhit3 gene encoding zinc finger HIT domain-containing protein 3 isoform X1, with translation MFSSISAGKMQICSVCSEQTPKYRCPTCNIRYCSLGCYKKHKDSCLPVEKPASSNPESIDATGSAEPLSLDDLLHEDDVIDKVPPQRLQLLGQSPELRDLLSNPHLRQLLRSIDDAESKASAMKAAMQEPLFVEFADQCLKVVEGEGNALFSND, from the exons atgtTCAGCTCTATATCTGCCGGGAAAATGCAAATATGCAGTGTGTGCAGCGAACAGACTCCAAAATACAGATGTCCAACCTGCAACATACGATA TTGTTCGCTTGGCTGTTACAAGAAACACAAAG ATTCCTGCCTTCCTGTTGAGAAACCTGCTTCGTCAAATCCTGAATCTATAGATGCTACTGGATCTG CAGAGCCTTTGAGTTTGGACGATCTCCTGCATGAGGACGACGTCATTGACAAAGTGCCACCGCAGAGGCTCCAGTTATTGG GTCAGTCACCAGAGCTCAGAGATCTTCTCTCCAACCCCCACCTGAGGCAGTTACTGCGCTCCATTGACGACGCAGAGAGCAAAGCGTCCGCCATGAAGGCCGCCATGCAGGAACCTCTGTTTGTTGAGTTTGCAGATCAGTGTTTAAAAGTTGTTGAAGGCGAAGGCAACGCATTATTTTCTAATGACTGA
- the LOC122845223 gene encoding nuclear protein 2-like, with protein sequence MATDMERLASFEEAYYDQYDYYNLHEYSCHAGGKGRTKREIELNTNRHCPAGHERKIAEKYHNSEMKRRRTKSASS encoded by the coding sequence ATGGCGACAGATATGGAAAGACTGGCTTCTTTCGAGGAGGCCTACTACGATCAGTACGACTACTACAACCTGCACGAATACTCCTGCCACGCCGGCGGCAAGGGCAGAACCAAGAGGGAGATCGAGCTGAACACGAACCGCCATTGTCCCGCTGGACACGAGAGGAAGATCGCTGAAAAATATCACAACAGCGAAATGAAGCGCAGAAGAACCAAGAGCGCGTCCTCGTGA